Below is a genomic region from Jiangella gansuensis DSM 44835.
AGGAGACGCATCCGAAACCGCAGGTAGATGACCATGATCAGGGTCATCGCGCCCTTCGCATGACTCACGATGCTTGATCCTCCGGGGCGTCCTCGCTGCTCGCTGCCCGTCGAGCAAGGTCGCTCAGGGCCTTGGCGACTTCGGCGTCACGACCGTCCAGAGCGTGAAGGTACCGGTTGGCGGCCGCCGTCGACGAGTGACCGAGCCGCTTCTTCAGATCCGCGAGCGTGGCGCCGGCAGCCGCCGCGAGACTCTGCCCGGTGTGGCGTAGGTCGTGGAAGGCGATGTCGACGCCGACCTTGGTGCGGGCACGCTTGAACGCCTGGTACACGGCGTTTCCGCGCATCCGCGAACCGTCGCGGCCGACGAAGAAGAACTCAGGGCCGGCCCACTTCTCGGCGTGCTCGATCAGGAACGTCAGCACATGCGGGGGCACCGAGATCTCGCGCTTGCCGGCCTCGGTCTTGGGATCCTTGTCGTAGCGGACCCGCGATTCCAGCAGCTCGACATGGTTGTTGCGCACCCACACCGTGCCCTTCTCCAAGTCGACGTCCTCTCGGCGCAGGCCGCAGACCTCACCGCGCCGCAGCGCACACCAGGCAGCGAGCACGACGGCGGCGCGGTAGCGCTCCGGGGTGATCGTCGTGATGAGCTCGGCCACCTGCTGGGGCGTGGCGATCTTGCGTTCACGTGCCTTGACCGACCCCGCGCCGGGGATCATGCAGGGGTTCCGAACGATGGCCTCGTCTCGGACAGCGGCGTTCATGACCGTACGAAGGAACCGGTACGACTGCGCGATCGAGGTCTTGCCGCCGGTACCTCGGAGGGCTTCGGCGTACCACGACCGCACGACCGGCGGCGTGATCGCGACCAACGGCACGTCGAGCAGCGACGTCAGGTGCAGTCGCATGTTTCGCCGGCACGTCTCTGCCCAGCGTCGCCCGACGTCCGGGTTCTCGTCGAGGTAGCTCTCGGCGTACTCACCGAACGTTTGCCGGCCAAGGTGATGATCCAGCCAGGTACCGCGGCTGAGATCCGCCTCGACTCGTGCCAACCACTGGCCGGCATCGGTCTTCGTTCGGAACGTGTCGGGCGCGTTCTGTCGGCGGCCGTTCGGGCCGATGAACGACGCCTGGTAGCGACCGGACGGCAGCTTGCGGATCTTGCCGAACCGGCGACGGCCAGCCATCAGCGCACCACCCGGCCGCCGTGCCAGCGAACCTCCATCGGCTCGACAGTGGAGTCGGCGATGAACGCGGCGAGCACGGATGAGGGAATCCGGACGTGCCGGCCGACCTTGACGAAGCGGATGCGCCGTTCGGCGATCAGCCGCCGGGGAAACCTGGATGTGGTGCCGAGAACTTCGGCGGCCTCATCGACGGTCAACAGCCGATCCATGAGTGTGTGTCCTTTCGTGAGACTGCGGATCTCTTGCTTGGCGGCGTGGCCTCGCTCATGCCGACGAGGCCGCGTCGGCGCGACGGATACGGGCGAGGTTGGCCGAGCGGGTGGCGTTAGCTGCGGCAGCGGTGTCGAGGTAGCCGCGTCCGGCGTAGCGCCAGTCGCCGATGACGAGGAGCGTGGTGGCGTCGTCGGTGTCGGCCTGGTCGACGTCGAGGACGTCCCGCACGTCGGCGTCAGCGGGGAGCTGGGCGCGACGCTGCCGCCAATGCCGGCGGGCGGTGCGGAGCGCGCCGAAGGTAACGCTGTAGGCGCGGCTCTTGGTGATGGGGTGGCCGCGGTAGCCGAGGGTGGCGTAGCGGTCCTTGAGCCGGGCGTAGTCGTCGTTGACGGGGACGAGCTGCTGTGCGGCCTTGATGAGCCGGACGGCGTGCGGGGTCGCGCCGTGCTTGGCAGCGTGCCCGGCGCTGTACAGCTTCCCGGAGACAGGGAGCCCGAAGTCCTCGGTGCTCTTCGTCAAGTACTTGGCGAGGTAGGCGGCGACCTGGTGCGGGTGCGCTGACCCTTCTCGGTTGTCGCGGCCGGCGCCGGGGGTGATGCTGCGCAGGTCGAGCTGCCGGCCCCACCGAAGCCTGAGTGTCTGCCCGCCGGGGAGGGGCACGTCCTTGTGCGCGTGGGCGGCGGCGTGCCGAACGGCGTCCTCGAGGTGCGTCACCGTGAGGTCCAGTTGCGGCGGGGTGGTGGGGCCGTCGGGTCCGTCGAGGCGGATGACGACGTGGAAGTGCACGACACCGCGCGCCTGAAACTCCACCACCCGCGTGTAGGAGACCTTGGCCGCGCTCGTGAACGTCTTCATCGACATGCCGGCGGTGCGGGCGAGGCGGCGGCGTAGCGCCATGGTGAAGTACCGCCACAGTTGCGGTGCCCACCACTGCCAGGCGGCGTGGGCGGTGTAGTCGTAGCACTCGAAGCACAGCGGCTGACCGACCTGTGGGTCGTCGGCGTCGTGCCGGCGCACACACGAGAGCGGGCGGCCGTGCGGGCAGCGCGGCTTGTCCCGCCTGGCCCGGCACGGGGCGGTCTTCCCGTTGGTGGGTCGGGTGTGGCGGTGCACGGCCCCGAACGACGGCGCGGTGAAGGTCGCGAACGTCGCCGGATGCTCGGCGACCGTGTCGGGGATGGTCTTGCCGCCGGCCAGGCCGCAGGACAGCAGGTGCCACGCGTCGCCCTTGTACTCACGTGAGCAGGACGGGCAGACGGCGGCGCGGCGGTTGCCGCAGCGCACGTAGGTGTGCCCGTCCGGTTCGTCGTCGGAGGAGTAGGTGCGCACGACCTCACCCGTGGCCGCGTGGACGGTGGTCGATG
It encodes:
- a CDS encoding site-specific integrase, yielding MAGRRRFGKIRKLPSGRYQASFIGPNGRRQNAPDTFRTKTDAGQWLARVEADLSRGTWLDHHLGRQTFGEYAESYLDENPDVGRRWAETCRRNMRLHLTSLLDVPLVAITPPVVRSWYAEALRGTGGKTSIAQSYRFLRTVMNAAVRDEAIVRNPCMIPGAGSVKARERKIATPQQVAELITTITPERYRAAVVLAAWCALRRGEVCGLRREDVDLEKGTVWVRNNHVELLESRVRYDKDPKTEAGKREISVPPHVLTFLIEHAEKWAGPEFFFVGRDGSRMRGNAVYQAFKRARTKVGVDIAFHDLRHTGQSLAAAAGATLADLKKRLGHSSTAAANRYLHALDGRDAEVAKALSDLARRAASSEDAPEDQAS
- a CDS encoding replication initiator; this translates as MSTRELSHTELVFQLASLSRSRAGEQARGCVNPIRLTGSSTTVHAATGEVVRTYSSDDEPDGHTYVRCGNRRAAVCPSCSREYKGDAWHLLSCGLAGGKTIPDTVAEHPATFATFTAPSFGAVHRHTRPTNGKTAPCRARRDKPRCPHGRPLSCVRRHDADDPQVGQPLCFECYDYTAHAAWQWWAPQLWRYFTMALRRRLARTAGMSMKTFTSAAKVSYTRVVEFQARGVVHFHVVIRLDGPDGPTTPPQLDLTVTHLEDAVRHAAAHAHKDVPLPGGQTLRLRWGRQLDLRSITPGAGRDNREGSAHPHQVAAYLAKYLTKSTEDFGLPVSGKLYSAGHAAKHGATPHAVRLIKAAQQLVPVNDDYARLKDRYATLGYRGHPITKSRAYSVTFGALRTARRHWRQRRAQLPADADVRDVLDVDQADTDDATTLLVIGDWRYAGRGYLDTAAAANATRSANLARIRRADAASSA
- a CDS encoding excisionase family DNA-binding protein, giving the protein MDRLLTVDEAAEVLGTTSRFPRRLIAERRIRFVKVGRHVRIPSSVLAAFIADSTVEPMEVRWHGGRVVR